The following coding sequences are from one Haemophilus haemolyticus window:
- a CDS encoding ATP-binding protein codes for MQRKIIQSLEKWKHKTNRKPLIIQGARQVGKTWAMKHFGEQSFEKVAYINFDNNPRMKTLFSGDYDIDRLILGLKIESGVDIQAENTLIIFDEVQEVPQALSSLKHFYENAPQFYIVAAGSLLGVSLHHQVSFPVGKVDFLPLYPMDFHEFLTALGKQDLVKLLELKDWSLISAMKTTYIDLLRLYYFVGGMPEAVKVFIETQNVDEVRQVQRNLLMAYEQDFSKHIHDGQAVQKVRSIWTSIPEQLAKENKKFIYAQLQKGARSKDYEIALQWLKDSGLVHSVPRVKKPHLPLSAYQDNAFKLYGLDVGLLAAQSNLDASVLLEGSRIFTEFKGALTEQYVLQQLIATQENPVFYWATEKGTAEVDFVVQRKQAVIPIEVKAEENLKAKSLKVYVEQFQPEQAIRFSMADYREQDWLVNVPLYAF; via the coding sequence ATGCAGCGTAAAATCATACAATCCTTAGAAAAGTGGAAGCACAAAACAAACCGAAAACCATTAATTATTCAAGGAGCAAGACAGGTAGGAAAAACCTGGGCGATGAAACACTTTGGCGAGCAATCATTTGAAAAAGTGGCGTATATCAACTTTGATAATAACCCTCGCATGAAAACGCTATTTTCTGGCGACTATGATATTGATCGCTTGATACTTGGTTTGAAAATTGAAAGCGGTGTCGATATTCAAGCAGAAAACACTCTGATTATTTTTGATGAAGTACAAGAAGTCCCACAAGCATTATCTTCACTCAAACATTTTTACGAAAATGCACCTCAATTTTATATTGTTGCGGCAGGCTCATTGCTTGGGGTATCACTACATCATCAAGTCTCTTTTCCTGTTGGCAAAGTGGACTTTCTACCACTTTATCCTATGGATTTTCATGAATTTTTAACCGCACTTGGCAAACAAGATTTGGTGAAATTGCTTGAGCTAAAAGACTGGTCGCTAATTTCTGCCATGAAAACCACCTATATTGATTTACTCCGTTTATATTATTTTGTCGGTGGTATGCCTGAAGCGGTAAAAGTATTTATCGAAACACAAAATGTCGATGAAGTGCGTCAAGTACAACGTAATTTATTGATGGCGTATGAACAGGACTTTTCCAAACATATTCACGATGGGCAAGCTGTGCAAAAAGTGCGGTCAATTTGGACTTCCATTCCTGAACAGCTTGCCAAAGAAAATAAAAAATTTATCTATGCTCAGCTACAAAAAGGGGCGAGAAGCAAAGACTATGAAATTGCTCTGCAATGGCTAAAAGACAGCGGCTTAGTACATAGCGTACCTCGAGTGAAAAAGCCACATTTGCCGCTTTCCGCTTATCAAGATAACGCCTTTAAATTGTATGGCTTAGATGTGGGGCTGCTTGCCGCGCAAAGCAATTTAGATGCCAGCGTACTGCTAGAAGGTAGCCGTATTTTTACCGAATTTAAAGGTGCTTTAACCGAACAATATGTTTTGCAACAATTGATTGCCACTCAAGAAAATCCCGTTTTTTATTGGGCAACTGAAAAAGGCACTGCAGAGGTTGATTTTGTTGTACAACGTAAGCAAGCTGTGATTCCGATTGAAGTCAAAGCAGAAGAAAATTTAAAAGCGAAAAGTTTGAAAGTATATGTAGAACAATTTCAGCCTGAGCAAGCCATTCGATTTTCCATGGCGGATTATCGGGAACAGGATTGGCTGGTAAATGTGCCGTTGTATGCTTTTTAA
- a CDS encoding ATP-dependent nuclease, whose amino-acid sequence MEFPLSITANINSHEGHFSRKIELRSPLTFIVGPNGSGKTHLLKGLKESFNIPADKKVRFISAGRLGPLEQYRSNYDQYHRPNAADNATHGDKSYSEYRHKIETINGDFHTLSARTDILIKVRERLQKLFKRNIKIDWDAGNLKVSFARLDNGNSYYSSGREASGLLHLVGILSALYDNEVEVLLIDEPEVSLHPQLQAFLLKEITRVAGIPKQNDYKKIIVMATHSTEMIKISKTDDLLSFIFCNDLKENPIQIPKDAGELQNKQVKGLVARLGQEHKLALFSRTPLLVEGPSDVIICNTLSDKLYLNLEAAGSQILPINGKEAMPETVKLFRLMGKTPTVLVDSDAFADSLDLVRAYFHDDQMRKDADRLVSEIGHSGILDFAKNIYDDFCSLVQNNWDSIANIAQKHSYFTLSENELLNKKRLALCTVFNEQNLNDDWNNIKNRLCVLFDIFEKTGLFILRKGALESYYHDNNAITDKVEDAVTESEYILSSSEELESRYQDIIKCLKYASNSEPIDESRAIRDEFLSFISPIHAHYAEGAKNLNALGRPSSIFHHRINDEGKLEVSITSKVLDVKGFPIILNKDDDVRKVINNKLGIE is encoded by the coding sequence ATGGAATTTCCATTATCTATTACAGCTAATATCAATAGCCACGAAGGTCATTTCTCTAGAAAAATTGAATTAAGATCACCATTAACATTTATTGTTGGTCCGAATGGTTCGGGAAAAACTCATTTATTAAAAGGGTTAAAAGAAAGTTTTAATATTCCCGCGGATAAAAAAGTTCGTTTTATTTCTGCTGGGCGTTTAGGTCCTTTGGAACAATATCGTTCCAATTATGATCAATATCATCGCCCTAATGCGGCAGATAACGCCACACATGGTGATAAATCTTATTCTGAATATCGCCATAAAATAGAAACTATTAATGGAGATTTTCATACACTGTCAGCTCGCACTGATATTTTAATTAAGGTCAGAGAACGTTTACAAAAATTGTTTAAACGAAATATTAAAATTGATTGGGATGCTGGAAATTTAAAAGTATCATTTGCTAGGCTAGATAACGGTAATTCATATTACTCCTCTGGGCGTGAAGCATCCGGTTTATTGCATCTGGTTGGAATTTTATCTGCACTATACGATAATGAAGTCGAGGTTTTACTTATTGATGAGCCTGAAGTTTCATTACACCCACAATTACAAGCCTTTCTACTTAAAGAAATTACACGAGTTGCAGGAATTCCTAAGCAGAATGACTATAAAAAAATAATTGTGATGGCAACACACTCAACGGAAATGATCAAGATTTCTAAAACAGATGATTTGTTATCTTTTATTTTTTGTAATGATTTAAAAGAAAATCCTATTCAAATTCCTAAAGATGCAGGAGAGTTACAAAATAAGCAAGTAAAAGGTCTTGTTGCTCGATTGGGGCAAGAACACAAATTAGCCTTATTTTCTAGAACACCACTTTTAGTTGAAGGCCCATCTGACGTCATTATCTGCAATACACTTTCAGATAAATTATATTTAAATCTTGAAGCAGCAGGTTCACAGATATTGCCGATTAATGGAAAAGAAGCTATGCCTGAAACAGTTAAATTATTTAGACTAATGGGTAAAACGCCAACAGTTTTAGTTGATTCAGATGCTTTTGCAGATAGTTTGGATCTAGTTCGTGCGTATTTTCATGATGATCAAATGCGGAAAGATGCAGATAGATTGGTTAGTGAAATAGGTCATTCAGGTATTTTAGATTTTGCAAAGAATATTTATGACGACTTCTGTTCTTTAGTTCAAAATAACTGGGATAGTATTGCTAACATAGCTCAGAAACATTCATATTTTACCTTATCAGAAAATGAATTATTAAATAAAAAACGCTTAGCTTTATGTACAGTATTCAATGAGCAAAATTTGAATGATGATTGGAATAATATAAAAAATAGACTCTGTGTATTATTTGATATTTTTGAAAAAACAGGATTGTTTATTTTGAGAAAAGGAGCTCTTGAATCCTATTATCATGATAATAATGCAATTACAGATAAAGTTGAGGATGCAGTTACTGAAAGTGAATATATTTTATCTTCATCAGAAGAGCTTGAAAGCAGATATCAAGACATTATAAAGTGCTTGAAATATGCTTCAAATAGTGAACCCATTGATGAATCAAGAGCGATTCGAGATGAATTTTTATCCTTTATTTCACCAATTCATGCCCATTATGCTGAAGGGGCAAAAAATTTGAATGCATTAGGTAGACCATCATCAATATTTCATCATCGAATTAATGATGAAGGGAAACTAGAAGTATCCATAACTAGTAAAGTGCTAGATGTAAAAGGTTTTCCTATTATCTTGAATAAAGATGATGATGTACGAAAAGTTATTAATAATAAGTTAGGAATTGAATAA
- a CDS encoding ArsR/SmtB family transcription factor — translation MPQQTMDLMRECIPIFTVLSDENRHQILRVLWEHGKMNVNELTEHLHLSRPAVSHHLKIMLQAGAVAVEQVDKERFYSIAMADAVARLKQLADLMAQNCQLLK, via the coding sequence ATGCCACAACAAACCATGGATTTAATGCGCGAGTGCATCCCCATCTTTACCGTGTTGAGTGATGAAAACCGCCATCAAATCCTGCGCGTGCTGTGGGAACACGGCAAGATGAATGTGAATGAGCTGACCGAGCATCTACATCTGTCGCGCCCTGCGGTGTCGCATCATTTGAAAATCATGCTGCAAGCTGGAGCGGTGGCAGTGGAGCAAGTCGACAAAGAGCGGTTTTACAGTATTGCTATGGCGGATGCGGTGGCGAGGTTGAAACAGCTTGCCGATTTGATGGCTCAAAATTGCCAGCTTTTAAAATAG